A window from Armatimonas rosea encodes these proteins:
- a CDS encoding sugar phosphate isomerase/epimerase family protein, translating to MKFIVFTKPYKDEIPALGKRVAALGVDGVELPVRPGYPVTMDNAATELPKAAKLLKDEAGITIESIAPSFTSDGAELTPRLFEACGKAGVPIIRVCPMPRAGESYPDAERRWQKLFAGMVPALESNNVAIGIQNHSGRNVPVHAFGLRSLLAPLPAKSIGAVWDAAHNTLEGEGTGFALELIYGPYFKMLNLKNGYKKRGDDGKWRTVWCKGDEGLADWKAVAGDLKKRGFMGTVCLTAEYSEAGGVEKYLKDDIAYAKKLFGSS from the coding sequence ATGAAATTTATTGTCTTCACCAAACCCTACAAAGACGAGATCCCTGCCCTCGGTAAGCGCGTCGCCGCGCTGGGTGTCGATGGCGTCGAGCTACCCGTGCGCCCGGGCTACCCGGTGACGATGGACAACGCGGCGACCGAGCTTCCCAAGGCGGCCAAGCTCCTAAAAGACGAGGCGGGGATCACGATTGAGAGTATCGCGCCCAGCTTTACCAGCGATGGTGCCGAGCTGACACCGCGGCTCTTTGAGGCCTGTGGCAAGGCAGGAGTGCCCATCATCCGTGTCTGCCCAATGCCGCGTGCCGGTGAGAGCTACCCCGATGCCGAGAGGCGCTGGCAGAAGCTCTTTGCCGGAATGGTCCCCGCGCTGGAGAGCAACAATGTCGCCATCGGCATCCAGAACCACTCCGGGCGCAATGTTCCTGTCCACGCCTTTGGTCTGCGCTCGCTGCTGGCTCCCCTGCCCGCCAAGTCTATCGGGGCGGTCTGGGACGCGGCGCACAACACGCTCGAGGGCGAGGGGACCGGGTTTGCGCTGGAGCTGATCTACGGGCCCTACTTTAAGATGCTCAACCTAAAGAACGGGTACAAGAAGCGCGGCGACGATGGCAAGTGGCGGACGGTTTGGTGCAAGGGCGACGAGGGCTTGGCGGACTGGAAGGCCGTTGCGGGGGATCTCAAGAAGCGGGGCTTTATGGGGACGGTGTGCCTGACTGCGGAGTACAGCGAGGCGGGCGGCGTCGAGAAGTACCTGAAGGACGATATTGCCTACGCGAAAAAACTCTTTGGATCAAGCTAA